In a genomic window of Streptomyces sp. BHT-5-2:
- a CDS encoding S8 family serine peptidase: protein MRIARTRRRVAVTTAATATLTVVALAATPLAGTGTAAVPHTKAVPAIAGRQLVQAVGSPLSIAECRAKFKLACYTPLQYRTAYNLNALYRKGITGKGRTIVIVDSFGSPTVQHDLDVYSKQFGIPSTKVNVVKWGNVPAFDPKNPDMTGWAGETTLDVEMAHAVAPDAKIVLVETAVSETEGTTGLPEMMDAEKAMIDRGVGDVISQSFGATENTFPGFDKGDFSSIQKLRYAFKEAARKHVTVLASSGDGGATDNTADGKGFYKERVNSWPSSDPLVTSVGGTQLHLNDQGQRIKPDGVYNDHGAGGGGQSHVFPRPAFQNVVKGVVGDRRGTPDVSMTAAVDGGAWIYSSYDPTATGWDIAGGTSEAAPLFSGIVALADQAAGRRLGNINDALYTLYKRSAHDKGTGIVDVNDGTNNSYQGVTGYTAVNGYDMATGVGTVDAARFVPALARASHHG from the coding sequence ATGCGCATAGCCCGTACCAGAAGACGTGTCGCGGTCACGACGGCCGCAACCGCCACCCTCACCGTCGTCGCCCTGGCGGCCACCCCGCTCGCCGGTACCGGAACCGCCGCCGTGCCGCACACCAAGGCCGTCCCGGCCATCGCCGGGCGCCAGTTGGTGCAGGCCGTGGGCAGCCCGCTCTCCATCGCGGAGTGCCGGGCCAAGTTCAAGCTCGCCTGCTACACCCCCCTCCAGTACCGCACGGCGTACAACCTCAACGCGCTGTACAGGAAGGGAATCACGGGCAAGGGCCGCACGATCGTCATCGTGGACTCCTTCGGCTCGCCGACCGTCCAGCACGATCTGGACGTCTACAGCAAGCAGTTCGGCATCCCCAGCACCAAGGTGAACGTGGTCAAGTGGGGCAACGTCCCGGCGTTCGACCCCAAGAACCCCGACATGACCGGGTGGGCCGGCGAAACCACCCTCGACGTCGAGATGGCCCACGCCGTGGCGCCCGACGCGAAGATCGTCCTGGTGGAGACGGCCGTCTCGGAGACTGAGGGGACCACCGGTCTGCCGGAGATGATGGACGCCGAGAAGGCCATGATCGACCGTGGCGTCGGCGATGTGATCAGCCAGAGCTTCGGCGCCACCGAGAACACCTTCCCCGGCTTCGACAAGGGCGACTTCTCCAGCATCCAGAAGCTGCGGTACGCCTTCAAGGAGGCCGCCAGGAAGCACGTCACCGTCCTCGCCTCCTCCGGCGACGGCGGTGCCACCGACAACACCGCCGACGGGAAGGGCTTCTACAAGGAGCGCGTCAACTCCTGGCCGTCCTCGGACCCGTTGGTCACCTCGGTCGGTGGCACCCAGCTGCACCTGAACGACCAGGGCCAGCGCATCAAGCCGGACGGCGTCTACAACGACCACGGCGCGGGCGGCGGCGGACAGTCGCACGTGTTCCCCCGTCCGGCCTTCCAGAACGTGGTGAAGGGTGTTGTCGGTGACCGCCGCGGCACCCCGGACGTCTCGATGACCGCGGCCGTCGACGGCGGTGCCTGGATCTACTCCAGCTACGACCCGACCGCCACCGGCTGGGACATCGCCGGCGGCACCAGCGAGGCGGCTCCGCTCTTCTCCGGCATCGTCGCCCTCGCCGACCAGGCCGCCGGTCGCCGCCTCGGCAACATCAACGACGCGCTGTACACGCTCTACAAGCGCTCCGCCCACGACAAGGGAACCGGCATCGTCGACGTCAACGACGGTACGAACAACAGCTACCAAGGCGTCACCGGTTACACCGCCGTCAACGGCTACGACATGGCCACCGGCGTCGGCACCGTGGACGCCGCCCGCTTCGTCCCGGCCCTCGCCCGGGCAAGCCACCACGGCTGA
- a CDS encoding amidase domain-containing protein: MAAASVATGILLPSGSASAAATPDPTLDSATKAAFQRLADAVFTDRTQSLVSDAGNGRHKSHPQRTSGFTGKVRLSEKQSREERSTLDELRARKSRLARLGEQYSGAGTRVTLDATRVKGRYATADVTETTTLAYEHAKGTGPETTGFRARHELTFQADRKGDWQLTGVRDTDDGHVAVNQVAKPSVAAPATAADPPSATRSATTWPAPANPKNFTATGYDYNAMAAYATKYWSNYNPDYPDFSGAAAGGDCTNFVSQSLKAGGWQHVPGYTTDFHKWFGNSEIQSDSFVGVNEFSWFALSSKRATSLANVYQMDVGDVLQLDFDKDGSKDHSMIVTKRSRQGMPYVTYHSNDTYNRSVASIVASYPTAAYYAYRT; this comes from the coding sequence GTGGCGGCAGCCTCAGTGGCCACGGGAATCCTGCTACCCAGCGGTAGCGCGAGCGCGGCGGCCACCCCCGATCCGACGCTGGACTCGGCGACCAAGGCCGCATTTCAGCGGCTGGCCGACGCGGTCTTCACCGATCGCACGCAGTCCCTGGTGAGCGATGCCGGGAACGGACGTCACAAGTCGCACCCGCAGCGGACATCCGGCTTCACCGGAAAGGTGCGACTGTCCGAGAAGCAGTCGCGCGAGGAGCGATCGACGCTCGACGAACTGCGCGCCCGCAAGTCCCGTCTGGCCCGGCTCGGCGAGCAGTACAGCGGAGCCGGTACCCGTGTCACGCTGGACGCCACCCGGGTGAAGGGCCGGTATGCCACGGCCGACGTCACCGAGACCACGACTCTGGCCTACGAGCACGCCAAGGGCACCGGGCCCGAGACCACCGGGTTCCGGGCCCGGCACGAACTGACCTTCCAGGCCGACCGCAAGGGTGACTGGCAGCTGACCGGTGTCCGCGACACCGACGACGGCCACGTCGCGGTGAACCAGGTCGCCAAGCCGTCCGTCGCCGCGCCGGCCACCGCTGCCGACCCGCCCTCGGCGACCCGCTCGGCCACGACGTGGCCCGCGCCGGCCAACCCGAAGAACTTCACGGCCACCGGGTACGACTACAACGCCATGGCGGCCTACGCGACGAAGTACTGGAGCAACTACAACCCGGACTACCCCGATTTCAGCGGCGCCGCCGCCGGCGGGGACTGCACCAACTTCGTCAGCCAGTCACTCAAGGCGGGCGGCTGGCAGCACGTCCCCGGCTACACGACGGACTTCCACAAGTGGTTCGGCAACTCCGAGATCCAGTCGGACTCGTTCGTCGGCGTCAACGAGTTCTCCTGGTTCGCCCTGTCTTCCAAGCGTGCCACCAGCCTCGCGAACGTCTACCAGATGGACGTCGGTGACGTGCTGCAACTGGACTTCGACAAGGACGGGTCCAAGGACCATTCAATGATCGTCACCAAGCGCAGCCGGCAGGGCATGCCGTACGTCACCTATCACTCCAACGACACCTACAACAGGTCGGTGGCCAGCATCGTCGCGTCGTACCCGACCGCCGCGTACTACGCCTACCGCACCTGA
- a CDS encoding PIG-L family deacetylase, producing the protein MTDRPLTLMAVHAHPDDEATGTGGVLARYAAEGIRTVLVTCTDGGCGDGPGGAKPGDPGHDPAAVALMRRQELRASCDVLKVSDLEMLDYADSGMMGWPSNDAPGSFWQTPVEQGAARLAELMRHYRPDVVVTYDENGFYGHPDHIQAHRITMAALKLTALTPKVYWTTMPRSMMQRFGEIMREFHEDMPEPDPAEAAAMAEIGLPDDEVTTWVDTTAFSGQKFDALAAHASQGESIFFLKMGKERFGGLMGMETFVRIQDTTGAAVPENDLFAGLR; encoded by the coding sequence ATGACTGACCGGCCCTTGACGCTCATGGCGGTGCACGCCCACCCCGACGACGAGGCAACCGGAACCGGAGGGGTCCTCGCGCGGTACGCGGCGGAGGGCATCCGCACGGTTCTCGTGACGTGTACCGACGGCGGTTGCGGTGACGGACCGGGGGGTGCCAAGCCCGGCGATCCCGGGCACGATCCGGCGGCCGTCGCCTTGATGCGCCGTCAAGAACTCCGAGCAAGCTGTGACGTCCTGAAGGTCAGCGATCTGGAGATGCTGGACTATGCCGACTCCGGGATGATGGGCTGGCCGAGCAACGACGCCCCCGGTTCCTTCTGGCAGACCCCCGTGGAGCAAGGTGCCGCCCGACTCGCGGAACTCATGCGGCACTACCGGCCCGATGTGGTGGTCACCTACGACGAGAACGGCTTCTACGGCCACCCCGACCACATCCAGGCGCACCGCATCACGATGGCGGCGCTGAAGCTGACCGCGCTGACACCGAAGGTGTATTGGACGACGATGCCCCGCTCGATGATGCAGCGGTTCGGTGAGATCATGCGCGAGTTTCATGAGGACATGCCGGAGCCGGATCCTGCCGAGGCCGCCGCGATGGCCGAGATCGGCCTTCCCGACGATGAAGTCACCACGTGGGTGGACACCACCGCGTTCAGCGGCCAGAAGTTCGACGCGCTGGCCGCGCACGCCAGTCAGGGCGAGAGCATCTTCTTCCTCAAGATGGGCAAGGAGAGGTTCGGCGGGTTGATGGGCATGGAGACCTTCGTACGCATCCAGGACACCACCGGCGCGGCCGTACCCGAGAACGATCTCTTCGCCGGACTGCGCTGA
- a CDS encoding RidA family protein, translating to MSVTQPAAERVRVSAEPDWYESAGISLGVRVGNLVFTSGQAPIDAQGATVGAGDFETQARQALANLSTVLTNAGSSLADVVKATVFVTDIAQQDIFAELRAEHFPHKPHLAESFVEVSSLANPEWMIEIEAIGLVR from the coding sequence ATGTCCGTTACACAGCCTGCCGCCGAGCGCGTGCGCGTCTCCGCGGAACCCGACTGGTACGAGTCGGCCGGTATCTCGCTCGGCGTCCGGGTCGGGAACTTGGTCTTCACCTCAGGGCAGGCGCCGATCGATGCCCAGGGAGCCACGGTCGGCGCCGGGGACTTCGAGACGCAAGCCCGTCAGGCGCTCGCGAATCTGTCGACGGTCCTCACAAACGCGGGCTCCAGCCTCGCCGACGTAGTCAAGGCGACCGTGTTCGTCACGGACATCGCGCAGCAGGACATCTTTGCCGAGTTGCGCGCGGAACACTTCCCGCACAAACCGCACCTCGCGGAGTCGTTCGTAGAGGTCTCCTCACTCGCCAACCCTGAGTGGATGATCGAGATCGAGGCCATCGGACTCGTGCGGTGA
- a CDS encoding TetR/AcrR family transcriptional regulator: protein MPKIVDPVARRRAVAQAVLSVAARHGLEHASLRNVADEAGLAIGSVRHYFADHDELMTFAMRELSQRIGDRIRTHAERLLTPDGHTDRRAGTEELLAEFLPLDETRRQESALWLAFTAAAHTRPELRPCAAEMQADLHALMTRVLHEARCAGGLPGSMDVELESTRLAALLDGLTLQATLLPDRYPPRLLRQVLRRHLDALRAGS, encoded by the coding sequence GTGCCAAAGATCGTCGATCCCGTCGCCCGCCGCAGGGCGGTGGCGCAGGCCGTCCTGTCCGTCGCCGCCCGGCATGGGCTGGAGCATGCGTCGCTGCGCAACGTCGCCGATGAAGCCGGACTCGCCATCGGCTCGGTCCGCCACTACTTCGCCGACCACGACGAGTTGATGACCTTCGCGATGAGGGAGCTGAGTCAGCGCATCGGCGACCGCATCCGCACCCACGCCGAGCGGCTCCTGACTCCCGACGGCCACACCGACCGGCGGGCCGGAACAGAGGAGCTCCTGGCCGAGTTCCTCCCCCTGGACGAGACCCGCCGCCAGGAGTCCGCACTCTGGCTCGCCTTCACCGCCGCAGCGCACACCCGCCCCGAACTACGGCCCTGCGCTGCCGAGATGCAGGCCGATCTGCACGCCCTGATGACGCGTGTGCTGCACGAAGCCCGGTGCGCCGGCGGGCTGCCAGGCAGCATGGACGTCGAACTGGAAAGCACACGACTGGCCGCCCTCCTCGACGGCCTCACTCTCCAGGCAACGCTGCTGCCGGACCGCTATCCGCCCAGGCTGCTCCGGCAGGTACTGCGACGGCACCTGGACGCCCTCAGAGCCGGCAGCTGA
- a CDS encoding IS630 family transposase yields the protein MSRPGPKIPPLSVTDAQRAVLEGWLRRRTTAQALAQRSRIVLECAEGHSIMEVSRRLRIAPDTVRTWRRRFIERGLDGLCDDPRPGVPRKITDADVERVIVKTLEETPKNATHWSTRSMAAATGMSQSTVSRIWRAFALAPHRSQTFKLSTDPLFIDKVRDVVGLYLDPPEKALVLCVDEKSQIQALDRSQPVLPMVPGVPERRSHDYVRAGTTTLFAALEVATGKVIGSLHRRHRAAEFKKFLAKLDKEVPAGLQVHLILDNYATHKTSDIKRWLLAHPRFHLHFTPTSASWLNLVERWFAELTQKKLKRGVHRSVQALERDIRTWLADWNEHPRPFVWTKTADEILDKVAAYCHRISDSGH from the coding sequence ATGAGTCGTCCGGGTCCGAAGATTCCGCCGTTGTCGGTCACTGATGCCCAGCGGGCGGTGCTGGAGGGCTGGTTACGTCGGCGTACGACGGCTCAGGCTCTGGCTCAGCGGTCGCGGATCGTGCTCGAGTGCGCCGAGGGCCACTCGATCATGGAGGTGTCCCGCCGGCTGCGGATCGCTCCGGACACGGTCCGCACCTGGCGGCGCCGCTTCATCGAGCGGGGGCTGGACGGTTTGTGCGACGACCCGCGGCCCGGTGTCCCCCGGAAGATCACCGATGCTGACGTCGAGCGGGTCATCGTCAAGACGCTTGAGGAAACCCCGAAGAACGCGACTCACTGGTCGACGAGGTCGATGGCCGCCGCTACGGGAATGTCGCAGTCGACGGTCTCGCGGATCTGGCGGGCGTTCGCCCTGGCCCCTCACCGGTCCCAGACGTTCAAGCTGTCCACCGACCCGCTGTTTATCGACAAAGTCCGCGATGTCGTCGGTCTGTATCTCGATCCGCCGGAGAAGGCCTTGGTGCTCTGCGTGGACGAGAAGTCGCAGATCCAGGCACTGGACCGGTCCCAGCCGGTCCTGCCGATGGTGCCCGGCGTTCCCGAACGCCGCAGCCACGACTACGTCCGGGCCGGCACCACGACCCTCTTCGCCGCTCTCGAGGTCGCCACCGGAAAGGTCATCGGCTCCCTCCACCGCCGTCACCGGGCAGCGGAGTTCAAGAAATTCCTCGCGAAGCTGGACAAGGAAGTCCCGGCCGGTCTGCAGGTTCATCTGATCCTGGACAACTACGCGACCCACAAGACGTCCGACATCAAGCGGTGGCTGCTTGCCCACCCACGGTTCCACCTGCACTTCACGCCGACCAGCGCGTCCTGGCTGAACCTGGTCGAGCGGTGGTTCGCCGAGCTGACCCAGAAAAAGCTCAAGCGCGGCGTCCACCGCTCAGTCCAAGCCCTCGAACGCGACATCCGAACCTGGCTCGCCGACTGGAACGAGCACCCCAGACCGTTCGTCTGGACGAAGACAGCCGACGAGATCCTCGACAAAGTCGCCGCCTACTGCCACCGAATCTCTGACTCAGGTCACTAG
- a CDS encoding GNAT family N-acetyltransferase — protein MRENLHCRPLREEDLHLLDSFAEDPTVLGPYAWTGFSSGLRRRWAETGLLTDDGGVLAVVDQGKPVGVVSWRKAAYNAASHVWSIGLCVLPEARRKGSGEQAARWLIHYLFAHTQTNRLEAHIDAENIASRTGIEKVGFVYEGMARGAAFRNGVWRDMCLYGLLREDLRPAQPTSVQG, from the coding sequence ATGCGCGAGAATCTGCACTGCCGTCCCCTTCGTGAGGAGGACCTGCACCTGCTCGACAGCTTCGCCGAGGACCCCACGGTGCTCGGCCCGTACGCGTGGACGGGCTTCAGCAGCGGACTACGTCGCCGCTGGGCGGAAACGGGACTGCTGACCGACGACGGCGGAGTGCTGGCCGTGGTGGACCAGGGCAAGCCGGTCGGAGTGGTCTCCTGGCGGAAGGCGGCCTACAACGCCGCCTCCCACGTCTGGAGCATCGGGCTGTGCGTGCTGCCTGAAGCGCGTCGCAAGGGAAGCGGTGAGCAGGCGGCCCGGTGGCTGATTCACTATCTGTTCGCGCACACCCAGACCAACCGCCTGGAGGCGCACATCGACGCGGAGAACATCGCGTCGCGCACGGGGATCGAGAAGGTCGGCTTCGTCTATGAGGGCATGGCGCGCGGCGCCGCGTTCCGCAACGGGGTCTGGCGGGACATGTGCCTGTACGGCCTGTTGCGTGAGGACCTCCGCCCGGCACAACCCACGTCTGTGCAGGGGTGA
- a CDS encoding DUF6192 family protein, with protein MIRRTGPKDQRQEGVSFEVHRILASAPDAYELIKSPSVNERTGRSQWSGHAAERLRAGRPRRRSRWKRRSKPFATSLKRRARRTGGMSPSSKARTRGRIVIRPGSCGASTGRWGSRI; from the coding sequence TTGATCCGCAGGACAGGCCCTAAGGACCAGCGGCAGGAGGGAGTTTCCTTCGAAGTGCACCGGATCTTGGCATCGGCGCCGGACGCGTACGAACTCATCAAGTCTCCGTCGGTCAACGAGCGGACGGGCCGCAGCCAGTGGAGCGGGCACGCGGCGGAGCGGCTGCGGGCTGGTCGACCGCGACGCCGGTCGCGGTGGAAAAGAAGGTCGAAGCCATTCGCGACCTCGTTGAAGAGGAGGGCGAGGAGGACTGGTGGGATGAGCCCGAGCTCGAAGGCGAGGACGAGGGGGAGGATTGTGATCCGGCCCGGATCGTGCGGGGCTTCCACCGGGCGATGGGGTTCACGGATCTGA
- a CDS encoding calreticulin family protein: MSEEQIRLPQMREEVVSAVRALADPEYQKRVWIERKYPNPDYFDDFTLNVNILGDATVLDNPYAAIGYTLASEEEAQAMKGLSDRLLHIIEEVGSESPDSAFLASPLWDGIAEAARNALEVMTQ, from the coding sequence GTGAGTGAAGAGCAGATCCGACTTCCACAAATGAGGGAGGAGGTCGTCTCAGCCGTTCGCGCCCTCGCGGACCCTGAGTACCAGAAGCGGGTATGGATTGAGAGGAAGTATCCGAACCCGGATTACTTCGACGACTTCACACTCAATGTCAATATTCTGGGTGACGCAACCGTCCTCGACAACCCTTATGCAGCCATCGGTTACACGCTCGCCTCGGAGGAGGAAGCCCAGGCCATGAAGGGCCTGTCTGACCGGCTTCTTCACATCATCGAAGAGGTCGGTTCCGAAAGCCCTGACAGCGCCTTCCTGGCATCTCCGCTGTGGGACGGTATTGCCGAGGCAGCCAGGAATGCTCTCGAAGTCATGACGCAATAG
- a CDS encoding CcdC protein domain-containing protein: MGGICVNPWLLTAIIAVVVIAVVIKRLTGEPVNAKDLFIAPAILTGIGILSLVKKTDLTGTDLTWIIAGAVLGAALGALRGATVQLVDKGGVLWQRYTGRTFLTLIGTLVATAGFNVLAVKMGMHENARPLQLSIGLSFLGESLMVGHRGMTSGIPFAPARTR, from the coding sequence ATGGGCGGTATCTGCGTGAACCCCTGGCTGCTCACCGCGATCATCGCGGTGGTCGTGATCGCGGTCGTGATCAAACGGTTGACCGGTGAACCGGTCAACGCGAAGGACCTCTTCATCGCCCCGGCGATCCTGACCGGGATCGGCATCCTGTCCCTCGTCAAGAAGACGGATCTGACCGGCACCGACCTCACCTGGATCATCGCGGGCGCCGTCCTCGGTGCGGCACTCGGCGCACTCCGCGGCGCCACCGTTCAACTCGTCGACAAGGGCGGCGTCCTGTGGCAGCGATACACCGGCCGCACCTTCCTCACCCTGATCGGCACCCTGGTGGCCACAGCCGGGTTCAATGTCCTGGCGGTGAAGATGGGTATGCACGAGAACGCACGCCCCCTCCAGCTCTCCATCGGCCTGAGCTTCCTCGGCGAGTCCCTCATGGTCGGCCATCGCGGCATGACTTCGGGAATCCCCTTCGCCCCGGCACGTACTCGCTGA
- a CDS encoding nuclear transport factor 2 family protein: MIEYTDISYGPESRNRLHEAGDPSAEGALAALESFYYALNNRDIEALRADWTADPLAQLNNPVGGILRGGAPIAELYEKIFAGSLKVTVTFGDVVAYIGERHAVFAGRESGHYLGPDGGRIPLEIRTSRYFRYETGRWSQYHHHGSIDDPDALRAYQQAVRG; encoded by the coding sequence ATGATCGAATACACCGACATCTCCTACGGTCCTGAGTCCCGGAACCGACTGCACGAGGCCGGGGACCCTTCCGCCGAAGGCGCGCTCGCCGCGCTGGAGTCGTTCTACTACGCACTGAACAACCGTGACATCGAGGCTCTGCGCGCTGACTGGACCGCCGATCCGCTGGCCCAGTTGAACAACCCCGTCGGAGGCATCCTCCGCGGTGGGGCCCCGATCGCCGAGCTCTACGAGAAGATCTTCGCCGGCTCGCTGAAGGTGACCGTCACGTTCGGCGACGTCGTGGCCTACATCGGCGAGCGGCACGCCGTCTTCGCAGGTCGGGAGAGCGGCCACTACCTGGGACCGGACGGCGGCCGAATCCCGCTGGAGATCCGCACCAGCCGCTACTTCCGCTACGAGACAGGGCGTTGGAGCCAGTACCACCACCACGGGAGCATCGACGATCCCGATGCCCTCCGCGCATACCAGCAGGCCGTGCGCGGATGA
- a CDS encoding RidA family protein has product MTEKITRINPEQLHETPGYHHITVVEAGRTAYLAGQCPLDRNGDLVGCGSLETQVDQVVANALTALAAASAQPQHVVRSVIYVRSDERDDLGAAWRRLTESALGPAFTTASTLLGVAQLGFSGQLVEVDLTVALPD; this is encoded by the coding sequence ATGACTGAGAAGATCACCCGCATCAACCCCGAGCAGCTGCATGAGACGCCCGGCTACCACCACATCACGGTGGTAGAGGCAGGTCGTACGGCCTACCTGGCGGGACAGTGCCCGCTTGATCGGAACGGTGACCTCGTCGGTTGCGGTTCCCTCGAGACGCAGGTCGACCAGGTGGTCGCGAACGCGCTCACCGCCCTGGCAGCGGCGAGTGCCCAGCCGCAACACGTGGTGCGGTCGGTGATCTACGTGCGGAGCGACGAGAGGGACGATCTCGGAGCCGCATGGCGTCGGCTCACCGAGTCTGCCCTGGGTCCGGCGTTCACCACCGCCAGCACGCTCTTGGGCGTCGCCCAGCTGGGCTTTTCAGGACAGCTCGTCGAGGTGGATCTCACCGTGGCGCTGCCTGACTGA
- a CDS encoding isoprenylcysteine carboxylmethyltransferase family protein, giving the protein MMNWRVGVWTVAGLTCATWYGVEAAWIARRRGSGSKPLASERRSTLVLLGTGVLGEAGAVALAWRRPTVPLVGDRTTAALVALPAVWAGLAVRWWAVRTLGTHFRATIDVRDDQPVIRTGPYRYVRHPSYTGGLLAVAGAATALNDAPAWLVLTGSTLAALLYRIHTEDTILIQHLGPDYLDYAATTPRLIPRVW; this is encoded by the coding sequence ATGATGAACTGGCGGGTCGGCGTCTGGACCGTCGCCGGGTTGACCTGCGCCACCTGGTACGGGGTGGAGGCCGCTTGGATCGCCAGGCGACGCGGGAGCGGCAGCAAGCCGTTGGCGTCGGAACGGCGCAGCACTCTCGTCCTGCTCGGTACGGGCGTACTCGGCGAAGCCGGCGCGGTTGCCCTCGCCTGGCGCAGGCCGACCGTTCCGCTGGTCGGCGACCGCACAACGGCGGCCCTCGTCGCACTCCCTGCCGTATGGGCCGGCCTCGCCGTGCGCTGGTGGGCCGTGCGTACCCTCGGCACCCACTTCCGCGCCACCATCGACGTCCGCGACGACCAGCCCGTCATCCGCACCGGCCCCTACCGGTATGTGCGCCACCCCTCCTACACGGGCGGCCTGCTCGCCGTGGCCGGCGCCGCCACAGCGCTCAACGACGCCCCTGCCTGGCTGGTGCTTACAGGCAGCACCCTGGCCGCACTGCTGTACCGCATCCACACCGAGGACACCATCCTCATTCAGCATCTCGGCCCCGATTACCTCGACTACGCCGCCACCACCCCCCGCCTCATTCCCAGAGTGTGGTAG
- a CDS encoding LysE family translocator, whose amino-acid sequence MTTSLVGFCLFALVVTVAPGPDTLLVLRNCMRGGRLSGVATALGAAAGSLAWAIGAAVGLAAALQRWDMALTVVRLAGAGYLVFLGVQSLWAYRRGASGRLEMPGESAGSAPAAGRAFRQGLLSCLLNPKVGIFFVSVVPQFLPNDHATLSTTLTFGVIDAGIAAVWLMLVTAFAARMLTWLRRPRVNTAMERTAAGVLVVLGVGTAVESV is encoded by the coding sequence GTGACAACTTCTCTCGTCGGTTTCTGTCTGTTCGCCCTGGTGGTGACGGTGGCTCCAGGCCCGGACACGCTCTTGGTCCTGCGTAACTGCATGCGCGGCGGCCGTCTCTCGGGTGTTGCGACCGCGCTCGGTGCGGCAGCAGGCTCGCTCGCCTGGGCGATCGGCGCCGCCGTCGGGTTGGCCGCTGCTCTACAGCGGTGGGACATGGCCCTCACCGTGGTCCGGCTGGCCGGCGCCGGGTATCTGGTGTTCCTGGGTGTGCAGAGCCTGTGGGCATACCGTCGTGGTGCATCGGGCCGACTGGAGATGCCCGGGGAGTCGGCAGGTTCCGCGCCGGCTGCCGGGCGGGCCTTCCGCCAGGGGCTGTTGAGCTGCCTGCTCAACCCCAAGGTAGGCATCTTCTTCGTGTCGGTGGTCCCGCAGTTCCTCCCCAACGATCACGCGACGTTGTCTACGACTCTGACCTTCGGTGTCATCGATGCCGGTATCGCTGCGGTGTGGTTGATGCTGGTCACGGCGTTCGCGGCCCGCATGCTGACGTGGCTGCGTCGTCCGCGCGTGAACACGGCGATGGAGCGAACCGCCGCGGGCGTTCTGGTGGTTCTGGGCGTTGGCACCGCTGTCGAGTCGGTCTAG
- a CDS encoding cutinase family protein encodes MSKTSRTARAVRTAAVAAALTTGAAVAFPSAAHAAGAEHYYIEIGGTGPTDSGPGCPTTTKSYNTANDRLHLGSSAIKVCYPATAGPLIGTHGGLIEPPLQLNPDAATAPTYDASVQQGYQNGLQAAEDTHRAHPDARLTITGYSQGAQAADEVLQKIASGSTGIPRSQVDGMLYADPMQPDTGLFAHLPKGLGIPGVATAAGAGPAEFNGIPVKRYCIIGDPVCDLRSITNAPGYFNLHWKYPDFVIPKNLDQAGQDGVQWLNENGDPV; translated from the coding sequence ATGTCGAAAACGAGCAGGACGGCACGGGCTGTTCGCACCGCGGCCGTAGCGGCCGCGCTGACCACCGGCGCCGCCGTCGCGTTCCCGTCCGCCGCACACGCGGCCGGCGCGGAGCACTACTACATCGAGATCGGCGGCACCGGTCCCACGGACTCCGGTCCCGGGTGCCCCACGACCACCAAGTCCTACAACACCGCGAACGACCGTCTCCACCTCGGTTCCTCCGCGATCAAGGTGTGCTACCCGGCCACCGCCGGGCCGCTCATCGGCACCCACGGCGGGCTCATCGAGCCGCCCTTGCAGCTCAACCCCGACGCCGCCACCGCACCGACCTACGACGCCAGCGTGCAACAGGGCTACCAGAACGGGTTGCAGGCGGCGGAGGACACCCACCGCGCGCACCCGGACGCGCGCCTCACGATCACCGGCTACTCCCAGGGCGCCCAGGCCGCGGACGAGGTGCTCCAGAAGATCGCCAGCGGCAGCACCGGCATTCCGCGCTCCCAGGTCGACGGCATGCTCTACGCCGACCCGATGCAGCCCGACACCGGCTTGTTCGCGCATCTCCCCAAGGGATTGGGCATCCCCGGGGTGGCCACCGCCGCCGGCGCCGGACCGGCGGAGTTCAACGGCATCCCGGTCAAGCGGTACTGCATCATCGGCGACCCCGTGTGCGACTTGAGGTCCATCACGAACGCACCCGGCTACTTCAACCTGCACTGGAAATACCCCGACTTCGTCATCCCCAAGAACCTCGACCAGGCCGGCCAGGACGGCGTCCAGTGGCTGAACGAGAACGGAGACCCCGTGTAG